In the Coleofasciculus chthonoplastes PCC 7420 genome, one interval contains:
- a CDS encoding SH3 domain-containing protein, protein METLAYTHFSAQADDKIPQSQFSADGSVFESEVDWKPPSLAWIRGLALAIALSSLSVTSSAWAAVVDTNGSPLNVRSGPGLGYGVVSTLANGTTINLSGLDADGWSQLSNGNWVASRWVQGENGGSTVPSSAVLRPGSTGTAVTNLQNRLQEVGVYNGPVTGYYGRLTEAAVRTVQASEGLTPDGIAGSTTLTALYGEDGDGGGATPVTNTAVVNTNNNPLNVRSGPGLGYRVVGTVADNRTVSLSGRNVSGWSQLANGNWVSSRWIVGEGGGATPARDTAVVTTNGSPLNVRSGPGLGYRVVDTVADGAAITTDQTAGNWVRLANGGWVFSGWVAT, encoded by the coding sequence ATGGAAACCCTAGCCTATACCCATTTCTCCGCCCAAGCCGATGATAAGATTCCCCAGTCCCAGTTCAGTGCTGATGGGTCTGTTTTCGAGTCAGAGGTTGACTGGAAACCACCGAGTTTAGCCTGGATTCGGGGATTGGCGTTAGCGATCGCACTGTCTTCCTTAAGCGTAACCAGTAGCGCTTGGGCGGCGGTGGTTGATACGAATGGTAGTCCCCTAAATGTGCGATCGGGTCCCGGTTTAGGGTATGGCGTGGTTAGCACTCTTGCCAATGGCACTACCATTAATCTCAGTGGTCTTGATGCCGATGGCTGGTCTCAACTCAGCAATGGCAACTGGGTCGCTTCTCGCTGGGTACAAGGTGAGAATGGTGGTAGTACTGTTCCATCCTCCGCTGTCTTGCGCCCTGGTAGTACGGGGACAGCGGTAACCAATCTGCAAAATCGATTACAAGAGGTTGGGGTTTATAACGGACCCGTCACTGGCTATTATGGTCGCCTCACTGAAGCGGCTGTGAGAACGGTTCAGGCGTCTGAGGGATTGACGCCGGATGGGATTGCGGGATCGACGACGTTAACCGCCTTATATGGAGAGGATGGGGATGGGGGAGGTGCGACTCCGGTGACGAATACCGCCGTGGTTAACACCAATAACAATCCCCTCAACGTGCGATCGGGTCCCGGTTTGGGGTATCGTGTGGTGGGTACGGTAGCCGATAACCGAACAGTTAGCCTCAGTGGTCGTAATGTTAGTGGCTGGTCTCAACTGGCGAATGGCAACTGGGTTTCCTCTCGCTGGATTGTCGGTGAAGGAGGCGGTGCAACTCCAGCAAGGGATACCGCCGTGGTGACGACGAATGGGAGTCCCTTGAATGTGCGATCGGGTCCCGGTTTAGGGTATCGGGTGGTGGATACTGTAGCCGATGGCGCTGCGATTACCACGGATCAGACGGCGGGGAACTGGGTACGACTGGCGAATGGTGGCTGGGTGTTTTCGGGGTGGGTAGCGACGTAA
- a CDS encoding aspartate carbamoyltransferase catalytic subunit has translation MATATWTRRHVLSLEDFTSSEYDTLLQTAASCREVLSRRTKKVPALQGQVVANMFFEPSTRTRSSFELAAKRLSADTLNFAPGTSSLTKGETILDTAKTYLAMGADMMVIRHREAGVPHAIAQEMDRLETNVGILNAGDGQHEHPSQALLDLFTITSLLDFEYPRLKLLADKKIAIVGDIVHSRVARSNIWSLTASGAEVHLAGPPTLVPQEFAEYVQGTGELVETSHGTSGAGEKKENFSQPSIPNRRLFLHWEVEPALKDADFVMTLRLQKERMTAHLLPSLREYHQRYGITRDRLKLCHPGVKILHPGPVNRGVEISSELMDDPEFSLISQQVTSGVAVRMALLYLMGSGKS, from the coding sequence ATGGCTACTGCCACTTGGACTCGCCGCCATGTCCTTTCCCTGGAAGATTTTACATCGTCTGAATACGATACCCTCTTACAAACCGCCGCTAGCTGTCGGGAAGTTCTCTCTCGGCGTACCAAAAAAGTCCCGGCTTTGCAAGGTCAGGTGGTGGCGAATATGTTTTTTGAACCCTCAACCCGCACCCGCAGTAGTTTTGAACTCGCCGCTAAACGATTGAGTGCGGATACCCTCAACTTTGCACCAGGAACCTCATCCTTGACCAAAGGAGAAACCATTCTCGACACCGCCAAAACCTATTTAGCCATGGGAGCTGATATGATGGTGATTCGCCATCGAGAAGCAGGAGTCCCCCATGCGATCGCCCAGGAAATGGATCGCCTGGAAACGAATGTCGGTATTTTAAATGCGGGAGATGGTCAACATGAACATCCCTCTCAGGCGTTGCTGGATTTATTTACCATTACCTCCCTATTAGACTTTGAGTATCCTCGCCTAAAACTCTTGGCAGACAAAAAAATTGCCATTGTCGGCGATATCGTCCATTCACGGGTTGCTCGTTCTAATATTTGGAGTCTCACCGCCAGTGGTGCTGAGGTTCATTTAGCCGGTCCACCGACATTAGTCCCCCAAGAGTTTGCTGAGTATGTCCAGGGAACGGGAGAGCTTGTAGAGACGAGCCATGGCACGTCTGGAGCGGGGGAGAAAAAAGAGAATTTTTCCCAACCCTCAATCCCCAATCGGCGGCTATTCTTACATTGGGAGGTTGAACCGGCGCTCAAAGATGCCGATTTTGTCATGACCCTACGGCTGCAAAAAGAACGCATGACCGCCCATCTACTGCCTAGTTTGCGAGAATATCATCAGCGGTATGGGATTACACGCGATCGCTTAAAACTTTGCCATCCTGGAGTCAAAATCCTTCACCCCGGACCCGTCAATCGCGGCGTGGAAATTAGTTCCGAGTTAATGGATGATCCGGAATTCAGTTTAATTTCTCAACAGGTTACCAGTGGTGTAGCGGTACGCATGGCGCTGCTGTATTTGATGGGGAGTGGCAAGTCTTAA